GTGATGCAAAAGCTCTACGAAAAGCACGTCCCCGCCCCAGTTCGTGAGTACATTGAAAGCCGGGATTCCAGGGTGCAGGAAAAGCCGAAAAGACCGTCCCGGCCTTCCTCTACGGCTGCTGCCAATAATGCCAGCACCACCGTGTAAATAGCATACAAAAAGCCAAATATTTGGCGGCTGTGTGCCCTTGTGCGGCCTTTTCAGGGGGAGGATGGCATCTATATACCTTTGGGCAGTTTTCCGCCCCTTTTTGGGGCTTGTTGAGAGCATAAAGAAGACGGCAGCAGGCATGGCTTATCCTTGCAGGGGTGGACCATGGGGTCGAAAACGGTGCAGGTTAAAGAGGGGTGGTCGCAGGCGACCTCCCCTCGAATCACATCAGCCCGCAATGCGGACTGAAAGGCTTTAAGACAGGTGCACCTAAATAGGGCTGCGGTTACCTCGCGGGTGGTCGGAAATCCGGGTTTTTCCCGCATGCAAAGGCTTTTGCAGGTACACCTCACAGGTGGTTGCCGAATATATGAATGGAATCAAGACAAGGAACGGAGGTGGTTGAGAGTGGCAGAGGAGAATAAAAAGAGAATTCCCCTGTGGCTGTATCCTGAAACCATAAAAAAGACAGACGAGCTTTTCCCGAAGGATAACTGCAAAAGCCGGAGCGAGTTTATAGAAAAGGCCATTCACTTTTACAGCGGATATATCACATCCGGTGAAAACAACAAATATCTTCCCAGTGCAATTACTTCCACCCTTTCCGGTATTGTTGAAAGCTCTGAGAACCGTATTGCACGGCTGCTTTTCAAGCTGGCGGTGGAGATGTCCATGATGATGAATGTCCTTGCGTCTACCGCCGAGATCGATGAAACCCTGCTGCAAAAGCTCCGTGGGAAATGCATCAACGATGTAAAAAAGACCATCGGCTCCGTCACCTTTGAGGAGGCAGTGAAATATCAAAAGGGTAAGTAAGGTGATATGCTATGCCCAGGATCATATTCAAATGCCGGTACTTAAAAAATGCACCCAAAGCACATTTGGCCAATCTGGTAGAATATGTGGCCACCCGTGAGGGAGTCGAAAAAATTGATGACAGTTTCAGAACTCTTCCTGCAACAAAAAATCAGCAGCAGCTGATTTCTGAAATCCTGAAAATGCTGCCGGATACTGCTGACATATTCGAGTACGAGGACTATCTGAAAAAACCTACCAGGGAAAATGCATCGGAGTTTATTTCTATTGCTCTTGAAAACAATCTCGATCTGATCGGCAAAAAGAAAAACTTTGTAGACTACATCGCCAATCGTCCGAGAGTTGAAAAGTTCGGCAGCCACGGACTCTTTACGGATGAAGGTGTACCTGTTGTACTATCAAAAGTTGCTGATGAAGTATCAAACCATTCCGGAAATGTATGGACAAACATTATATCCCTCCGGCGTGAGGATGCGGAGAGGCTGGGATATGACAATGCAAAGTCGTGGCAGGATTTGATCCGGGCACAACGGAACGTCATCGCGGAAAACATGAAGATCGCTCCGGAAAATTTGCGATGGTATGCTGCTTTTCACAATGAGAGCCATCACCCGCACATCCACCTGATTGCTTACTCCATCAATCCCAAAGAAGCCTATGTCACAAAGCAAGGGATAGAAAACATGCGGGGAAGTCTCGCGCGGGAAATCTTCCGCCAGGACCTGATGCAGATTTATGAGAAGCAGACTGAACGACGCAATTCCCTGACCAAACAAAGCCGTGTGGCCATGCAGGACATCATCGCTCAAATTCGTTCAGGGATATGTGAAAATAAAAATATAGAGGAATTGATTGCCCGCCTTGCTGAAAAGCTTAAATATACTTCCGGCAAGAAGCAATACGGTTATTTAAAAGCTCCTCTCAAGGCACTCGTTAATCAGATCGTCGATGAGCTTGCAAAGGACGAAAGAGTGGCAAAACTATACGATAGTTGGTACGAGATGCGTAATGAAGTTTTAAGCACCTATGTTGACAAGCTGCCGCCGCCTCTTCCGCTTTCACAGCAGAAAGAATTCAAGAGCATTAAAAACATGGTGATTGCCGAAGCGTTAAATATCGGCAGTCACCATTTCACTTTTGAGCCGGACGAGGAACAGGATATATCAATAGAAGATGATGGTGATATTACTGCTGCCACCACATATTTTGAGAAATCTGCAAAGCTCGGAAATGTCAACGCACAGTATATGCTCGGCAGGATTTATCTTGAATCGGACAGCGAGCATGAAAATGTAGAAAAGGCATTGCAGTGGCTGGGGAAAGCTGCGGACAACGGAAATGCTCCCGCACAGTATGCAATGGGAAAGCTGTACCTTGCAGGAAACCATGTAGAGAAGGATATACAGAAAGCTGTGGAACTGTTCACCAAATATGCAGAACAGGGAAACCAGTATGCGCAATATGCCCTCGGCAAACTGTATCTTTTAGGGCATGATGTCAGGCAGGATAAGGAAACAGCGTTGCATTGGCTGTCGGCAGCTGCAGCACAGGGAAATATCTATGCAAAGTATTTGCTGGAACGCATGGATTCCTTCAAAGACCCATCCATACTCCTTGCAGCAACACGCTTGATGCATCACTTGGGCAATATCTTTAGAGAGGAGTATCAGAAAGCTTTTGGCAATCCTCTCATCCAGGTTGACCGCAAGCTTCGCAAAAAAATCATGGAGAAAAAACTGGCGCAAGGTCACGCATATAACGACCATGCGCCACATCAAAGCTATTAGAGCAGCGGTATGATGTCAAGTAGGTAATTGGAAATTTTTCAAAGAATTCGCTGCACAAAAGGGGGTGCTTGCCTAAAAAAGGCAACACTAAACAAGCCCACCCTATGACAAGTATATTTATTACAAATATAACAATAAATAGGTGGAAGGAATCCTGAGCTTTGGTCTATTCTAATTTAATTGTCGGTTTCCCCCTTTCGGTTGGTAGAGTTGGTTAGACTTCAGCAGAAAAAAGACTAACCGTACCAGTTTACGGGCAGTAAGAGCAAGGGCGCGTTTATGAGCATACTGCTTAGGCTCCGCTTTTTTCATGGCATAATACTCGGCAAAAACAGGGTCGTGCACCCGAACACTGCTTGCCGCCTCAATAAGGTAATACCTTAAAATGCGGTTGCCAGAGCGAATAAGCCTTGTACTACTAGCAGTAAAATCACCAGACTGATTTTGGGTCCAGGCAAGACCAGCTAACTTAGCTACCTGTTTATGGCTGTCAAACTGATGGATATCACCAATTTCAGCAATAATACCAGAAGCAAAAATAGGACCGATACCCGGAACAGAATCTAGAGTTTGAGGAATAGTCTTTAAATGGTCCTCAATAGCCTTTTTCAAAGACTGCAGCTGTTCCTGGATTGTTCTAATAACCCTAATACTAGAGGCCATGGCCAAGTTAACAGAATCAGACATGGCCTTGGGCAACCTGTAAGAAGAACGAGCAGCCTTTTGCAACTGTTTAGCAACAGCCTGAGGATCATCAAAGCGGTTTTTACCATGCTGAATTAAAAACTCCATCAGATCATCCAAAGAAGCATCTGCTAGAGCCTCAGCGGACTCAAACTCTTCCAAAACAGCCAGAGAAGTAGCAGATAACTTGTTAGAAAAGACTAAAGAGTAATCACTACACTTCAGGTACAGGTTAGACATAAGAAAATTAGCTTCACGTACTAGAGCCTGCATGAGGTGGTACCTGGCCCGAGTAAGCCTTTGAAGAGCCATCAAAGGTTCACTCCAAGTAAAAGGATGAGGCAGATAGCCACTTTTAAGCCTAGCAGCAATATACCAGGCATCGAACCTATCATTTTTAGGAGCATCCAAGAAATGAGCCTTTTTAAACTCCTTAATCAGACTAGGGTTAAACATGTAGACCTTAACATCAGGGCAGGCAAAGTCCAAATGGCGATGCAAGTAGATGGCAGCATGGGTAGAGTAGCAACCGGTGTGCTCTAAACCAAAAAGTATTCTATCAAAATCATGTTTACTAACCAACTGGTTGATACGATCCTTAAGCTCAAAAATACCAGGTCTATTATTAAAAACACTAAACCGGCTTATAGGACGCTTTTCATCATCATTAGACAAACAACAAACAACATTGTCCTTGCTGCTTATATCGATACCGACAAACAAAGGGTTAGACATCTTAATCACCTCCTTCACTTTAAAATATATAGATGTCTACAGTCTTGGGATGTCCCTGGGAAACCCATGAACGACAGCCTTGCGAGCTATAGGAATACACCGGATCCCCTCGGTGCACTGGCCTCCGTCTGCTAACAGAGGGAGAGGCAAACCGGGAAACAGTCAGCGTGTAGGTCTATAACATGGGGCCAGGGGAACACTCTAAAAATGGAAGACACCCTATAACGGGGCAACTGGAGGAAATGGAACATTCCCTTGGTAGACACCTTTGGCTATATTTTCCCAAAGACATCCCAGGACTGTAAACCCTTTTTAAAAAAGATAGCATATTAGTTATTGGCTTGTGGATATGCCGCTCATGTGGACTTGTGGACAGCTGCTGCGCACCTGCCCACAGGGTCCACAATCGCTTGGACAATGCTAAAGCATTGCCCACATACCCACAAGCCCTGCTACGATGAATAACTTGTTGTTGTAGTTGTTAAAGATCTACATTAAAAAATGAGCAATGTCCCAACTGGAAATTAACGTCCAAATCGGGGGCTGCTCATAGTATACAAGGAGGGAATTCCCATGAAGAAGAACTACCTACAGAAAAAAGAAAAGCTCCCCGTCTCTTATATATTCTCAAGACTGAAGCCACCTGTGAAAAGGGTGGCTTATTTTCGCAGGTCGGGCAAGCGGAAACGCTGACAAAGGAGGATCGCTATGGCAGAGTACGTATATTTTACAGATGAGCAGAAACAGCGTGCAAACTCCGTTGACCTTGTGGACTTTCTCAGACGGCAGGGGGAGCAGCTCATACGCTCCGGCAGGGAGTGGCGGTGGAAGCGTCATGATAGTGTGACAATCCGGGGTAACCGGTGGTTCCGCCACAGCGCCGGGCAAGGCGGTCTGGCAATTGATTTTGTGCAGGAATTTTATGGCCTCTCATTCCCTGACGCAGTGACACTGCTGCTGGGCGGCGAACAGGGTACGGCGTTTAGGCAAAGTGATAAAAAGGTGCCGGAAACAGAACGAAAAGAATTCATAATGCCGGAGGCTGCAGACAATATGCGCCGGGTATATGCCTACCTCTTGAAGCAGAGATATATTGACCGGGATGTCCTCACCCACTTTGTCAGAGAGAAAAAAATATATGAGGATAAGGAATATCACAATGTTGTTTTTGTAGGTTATGATGAAAACGACACAGCCCGGCATGCACATAAAAGGGGAACCTATTCCAACGCTGCTGGTTACCGTGGCAATGTGGAAGGCTCCGATCCAAAATACAGCTTCAATTACATCGGTACAAGTGATACCCTTTATGTGTTCGAAGCTCCCATCGACATGCTGTCATTTATCACCCTGCATAAGAAAGGCTGGCAGCAGCACAGCTATGTAACGCTGGATGGTGTGGCTGAACATGCCATGCTGCATGTGCTGTTAAAAAATATGCACATTAAAAATGTGGTACTGTGCCTCGACCATGATCCTGCCGGTATAGAAGCTGCTGGTCGCCTTACGGAAATATTGCGTGAGAAAGGATATGCCAGTGTTTCATGTTTGCAGCCCGAATGCAAGGATTGGAATGAGGACCTGAAAGCGCAGCATGGTATAACATCGGTTCCGGCAAAACCGCATCCGAAGCTGAAAGCCTGCAAAGAGCTATGCGGAGAGATTCATTACTTGTACAGCCATATCAAATCCGTGAAAAATCCTCATGCAATGCTGATAAAGCACTATGAAAAAGCAGTGCCCCTCATGCAGTCATCAAGGTCAATCGATAGACAAAAAGCTGTCCTGATGGAACAGCTGCTAAGCATGGCGGTATATGCGCTGTTTGCAGTGATGGCGCAATACTGGCAGCTTGAAAAACCGGTGAATTTTAAGCAACTGACCGATGAACTCTGTTGCAGCTATCATCCGCACCAGGACCGGGGAAAGCTAAAAACCAAAGCAGAGGATATCCAGCAGGATATCGATGCCATTAATGCTCAGCTCAACACATCTGGAATCCGTACCTTTGAGGACAAGCAAAAATTAATCGCATCGTATATGAGTTTTGCACTAAACTGTGTCAAGGCTCAAATTTTTATATGTCTTGAAGAGCAGGAACAGAGAATAGAAGCTCTGCAAAAGCAGAATGAAGAGAGAGTCGATTATATGCAGGCTGTTTGCGAAGAATTTTTGCAGCCTGGTATTTAGCAATATTATAACTGCATATTTGAAGAAAGCCATGTGCGAATGAAAAACCATTGGTGCATGGCTTTCTTAATTTTGCAAGAAGGAGGAAACCAATGCAAGCATCACAGGTGGTTACTTTAATCATAGCTGCTGCAACTATGTTCGGAGTCATCGGTTTTATCGTCCTCTTGGCTCATTACTATACCTTGAATGGCATCAAGGCCAGGACGGTGGGTGACGGCCAGCATGGCACGGCAAGGTTCGCAACGAAGAATGAAATCAAGAAGACCTATGCTCATGTACTCTATGAGCCGGAACGGTGGCGCAAGGGTATCAACCTGCCCAAGGTGCAGGGTCTGGTTGTGGGATGCAAAACGGCTCCAGGATCGGTCACCGCTCTTGTAGACCAGGGGGATGTGCATGCATTGATGATCGGTGCAGCGGGTGTCGGCAAGACCGCAAATTTCCTTTATCCCAATCTGGAATATGCCTGTGCTTCCGGGATGAGCTTTATTACCACCGATACCAAGGGCGACCTTTACAGGAATTACGGATGCATCGCCAAAGACTACTATGGCTACGATGTGTCCGTCATTGACCTGAGAAACCCTACCCGCAGCGATGGCAACAATATGCTGCACCTTGTGAACAAATATATGGATGAATACCTTGCCAATCCTGATAATCTCCCAGCAAAAGCCAGGGCGGAGAAATATGCAAAAATCATTGCAAAAACCATCGTCAACTCCGGAGGACTGGATGCAGGTTCCTACGGCCAGAATGCATTTTTCTACGATGCAGCCGAAGGCTTGCTGACAGCCGTCATTTTACTGGTAGCGGAATACTGTCCAAAAGAGAAACGCCATATCATATCGGTCTTTAAGCTCATACAGGACTTGCTGACTCCCTCCGGCGTAAAAGGCAAAAACCAGTTCCAGCTGCTTATTGAAAAGCTTCCGTCAGAGCATAAGGCAAGATGGTTTGCAGGAGCGGCATTAAACACTGCGGAGCAGGCCATGCAAAGCGTCCTGTCGACAGCCCTTTCCCGGTTGAATGCATTCCTGGACTCAGAACTGGAACAGATACTCTGTTTTGACACTGCCATCGATGCGGAGCGCTTCTGCAAAAGAAAGTCTGCCATCTTCCTTGTCATGCCGGAAGAAGACAATACAAAATATTTTCTAATCTCCCTCATTGTCCAGCAGCTCTACCGGGAGATACTGTCGGTGGCCGATGAGCAAGGAGGAAGGCTTCAAAACCGTGTCATGATGTACCTCGATGAGATCGGCACTATACCAAAAATTGAATGTGCGGAGATGATGTTTTCCGCTTCCCGTTCCCGCCGTGTTTCCATCGTGGCCATCATACAGAGCTTTGCGCAGCTTGAAAAGAACTACGGCAAGGAAGGAGCCGCCATCATCATCGACAACTGCCAGGACACCATTTTTGGAGGCTTTGCCCCAAACTCGGAATCAGCGGAGATACTCTCCAGAAGCCTCGGCAACAAGACGGTTTTATCAGGTTCGGTCACCCGGGGGAAGCATGATCCGTCCCAATCCCTGCAAATGATCCAGCGTCCCCTGATGACTCCCGACGAATTGAAGACCTTGCCAAAAGGCAGCTTCATTGTCGCAAAGACCGGCGCCTGCCCTATGAAAACCAGTTTAAAGCTGTTCATTGAATGGGGCATCCGGTTTGAAAAGGTGTATGAGCTGCAGGAAAAATCCGCCCGCAAGGTTGCCTATGCTGACAAAAAAGAACTTGAAGAAGAAATCGTCAAACGGCACATATCTTATGAGGATATAGAAGAACAGGAACCATACTCCACATCAGCTCATGGCGGCATGTCCCTTGCACCTGCTGAAGAGATTCAGGGGAAAGCATTGAAGTCCAGGCTGCAAACAAAGATAAAAGCACAGCAGCAACTGGAGCCGCCGCTGCGTACAGATTAGGAGGTGCCCGATGGGTTATTTTGAATCGCTTTATGCATCAGAGCTTCCCCATAGGGCTGTAGCTGTCTACATGTACCTTCGTGACAGGGCCGACAGGGACGGCAAATGTTATCCGGCGATCGGTACCATCGCCGCGGAGCTGAAGCTGTCACGGAGCACCGTAAAAAGAGCCATTGCAGACCTTG
Above is a window of Desulfitibacter alkalitolerans DSM 16504 DNA encoding:
- a CDS encoding DUF6103 family protein — its product is MKQATLQIKFDEEKLNAIKQYMGKKDADLQTELDDVMQKLYEKHVPAPVREYIESRDSRVQEKPKRPSRPSSTAAANNASTTV
- the mobP3 gene encoding MobP3 family relaxase produces the protein MPRIIFKCRYLKNAPKAHLANLVEYVATREGVEKIDDSFRTLPATKNQQQLISEILKMLPDTADIFEYEDYLKKPTRENASEFISIALENNLDLIGKKKNFVDYIANRPRVEKFGSHGLFTDEGVPVVLSKVADEVSNHSGNVWTNIISLRREDAERLGYDNAKSWQDLIRAQRNVIAENMKIAPENLRWYAAFHNESHHPHIHLIAYSINPKEAYVTKQGIENMRGSLAREIFRQDLMQIYEKQTERRNSLTKQSRVAMQDIIAQIRSGICENKNIEELIARLAEKLKYTSGKKQYGYLKAPLKALVNQIVDELAKDERVAKLYDSWYEMRNEVLSTYVDKLPPPLPLSQQKEFKSIKNMVIAEALNIGSHHFTFEPDEEQDISIEDDGDITAATTYFEKSAKLGNVNAQYMLGRIYLESDSEHENVEKALQWLGKAADNGNAPAQYAMGKLYLAGNHVEKDIQKAVELFTKYAEQGNQYAQYALGKLYLLGHDVRQDKETALHWLSAAAAQGNIYAKYLLERMDSFKDPSILLAATRLMHHLGNIFREEYQKAFGNPLIQVDRKLRKKIMEKKLAQGHAYNDHAPHQSY
- a CDS encoding IS110 family transposase → MSNPLFVGIDISSKDNVVCCLSNDDEKRPISRFSVFNNRPGIFELKDRINQLVSKHDFDRILFGLEHTGCYSTHAAIYLHRHLDFACPDVKVYMFNPSLIKEFKKAHFLDAPKNDRFDAWYIAARLKSGYLPHPFTWSEPLMALQRLTRARYHLMQALVREANFLMSNLYLKCSDYSLVFSNKLSATSLAVLEEFESAEALADASLDDLMEFLIQHGKNRFDDPQAVAKQLQKAARSSYRLPKAMSDSVNLAMASSIRVIRTIQEQLQSLKKAIEDHLKTIPQTLDSVPGIGPIFASGIIAEIGDIHQFDSHKQVAKLAGLAWTQNQSGDFTASSTRLIRSGNRILRYYLIEAASSVRVHDPVFAEYYAMKKAEPKQYAHKRALALTARKLVRLVFFLLKSNQLYQPKGGNRQLN
- a CDS encoding DUF3991 domain-containing protein; amino-acid sequence: MAEYVYFTDEQKQRANSVDLVDFLRRQGEQLIRSGREWRWKRHDSVTIRGNRWFRHSAGQGGLAIDFVQEFYGLSFPDAVTLLLGGEQGTAFRQSDKKVPETERKEFIMPEAADNMRRVYAYLLKQRYIDRDVLTHFVREKKIYEDKEYHNVVFVGYDENDTARHAHKRGTYSNAAGYRGNVEGSDPKYSFNYIGTSDTLYVFEAPIDMLSFITLHKKGWQQHSYVTLDGVAEHAMLHVLLKNMHIKNVVLCLDHDPAGIEAAGRLTEILREKGYASVSCLQPECKDWNEDLKAQHGITSVPAKPHPKLKACKELCGEIHYLYSHIKSVKNPHAMLIKHYEKAVPLMQSSRSIDRQKAVLMEQLLSMAVYALFAVMAQYWQLEKPVNFKQLTDELCCSYHPHQDRGKLKTKAEDIQQDIDAINAQLNTSGIRTFEDKQKLIASYMSFALNCVKAQIFICLEEQEQRIEALQKQNEERVDYMQAVCEEFLQPGI
- a CDS encoding VirD4-like conjugal transfer protein, CD1115 family, producing MQASQVVTLIIAAATMFGVIGFIVLLAHYYTLNGIKARTVGDGQHGTARFATKNEIKKTYAHVLYEPERWRKGINLPKVQGLVVGCKTAPGSVTALVDQGDVHALMIGAAGVGKTANFLYPNLEYACASGMSFITTDTKGDLYRNYGCIAKDYYGYDVSVIDLRNPTRSDGNNMLHLVNKYMDEYLANPDNLPAKARAEKYAKIIAKTIVNSGGLDAGSYGQNAFFYDAAEGLLTAVILLVAEYCPKEKRHIISVFKLIQDLLTPSGVKGKNQFQLLIEKLPSEHKARWFAGAALNTAEQAMQSVLSTALSRLNAFLDSELEQILCFDTAIDAERFCKRKSAIFLVMPEEDNTKYFLISLIVQQLYREILSVADEQGGRLQNRVMMYLDEIGTIPKIECAEMMFSASRSRRVSIVAIIQSFAQLEKNYGKEGAAIIIDNCQDTIFGGFAPNSESAEILSRSLGNKTVLSGSVTRGKHDPSQSLQMIQRPLMTPDELKTLPKGSFIVAKTGACPMKTSLKLFIEWGIRFEKVYELQEKSARKVAYADKKELEEEIVKRHISYEDIEEQEPYSTSAHGGMSLAPAEEIQGKALKSRLQTKIKAQQQLEPPLRTD